A single region of the Triticum dicoccoides isolate Atlit2015 ecotype Zavitan chromosome 2B, WEW_v2.0, whole genome shotgun sequence genome encodes:
- the LOC119362287 gene encoding probable protein phosphatase 2C 33: MAGAERERRKMPLPPALPLATLIGRELRAGGSERPALRYGHAGFAKRGEDYFLVKPDCLRVPGDPSTAFSVFAVFDGHNGVSAAVFSKEHLLEHVMSALPPDIGSREDWLQALPRALVAGFVKADIDFQRKGEVSGTTATLVVVDGFTVTVASVGDSRCILDTQGGELQLLTVDHRLEENVEERERVTASGGEVGRLNLFGGQEVGPLRCWPGGLCLSRSIGDMDVGEYIVPVPHVKQVKLSSVGGRLIMASDGIWDALSNEAAAKSCRGLPAELAAKLVVKQALKKCGLKDDTTCVVVDIIPSDHHLTSPQLSPKRNQNKLKSLLFRRRSHSSVGKFGGKSASIGSVEELFEEGSAMLEERLGRNLSLKAASPPSRCAICQVDQEPFEGLMEENGGSHCSSPYAPWGGPYLCLECRKKKDAMEGKRPSCSTACR, encoded by the exons ATGGCCGGCGCGGAGAGGGAGAGGAGAAAGATGCCGCTGCCGCCGGCGCTGCCCCTGGCCACGCTGATCGGGCGCGAGCTCCGCGCGGGGGGCTCCGAGCGCCCGGCGCTGCGCTACGGCCACGCCGGCTTCGCCAAGCGCGGGGAGGACTACTTCCTCGTCAAGCCCGACTGCCTCCGCGTCCCCGGCGACCCCTCCACCGCCTTCTCCGTCTTCGCC GTGTTCGACGGCCACAACGGGGTGTCGGCGGCGGTGTTCAGCAAGGAGCACCTGCTGGAGCACGTGATGAGCGCGCTCCCGCCCGACATCGGCAGCCGCGAGGACTGGCTGCAGGCGCTGCCCCGCGCGCTCGTCGCCGGCTTCGTCAAGGCCGACATCGACTTCCAGCGCAAGG GGGAGGTGTCGGGGACGACGGCTACGCTGGTGGTCGTCGATGGGTTCACGGTCACCGTGGCGTCGGTCGGGGATTCCCGGTGCATCCTGGACACGCAGGGCGGCGAGCTGCAGCTGCTAACCGTCGACCACAGGCTGGAGGAGAATGTCGAGGAGAGGGAGCGTGTCACGGCGAGCGGTGGGGAGGTCGGCCGTCTGAATCTCTTCGGCGGGCAGGAG GTTGGCCCTCTCCGTTGTTGGCCAGGTGGTTTGTGCCTCTCAAGAtccattggagacatggatgttgggGAGTACATTGTGCCCGTTCCACATGTCAAGCAAGTGAAG CTCTCAAGTGTCGGAGGAAGGCTGATAATGGCATCTGATGGCATATGGGATGCGCTATCCAATGAGGCAGCGGCCAAGTCATGCCGAGGATTGCCCGCAGAACTCGCTGCAAAGCTTGTGGTTAAG CAAGCTCTGAAAAAATGTGGGCTGAAAGATGATACCACCTGTGTGGTGGTTGACATCATCCCATCTGATCATCATTTGACATCGCCACAGTTATCCCCAAAGAGAAATCAGAACAAGCTCAAGTCTCTTCTTTTTCGTAGAAGGTCGCACAGTTCGGTTGGAAAGTTTGGAGGCAAGTCTGCCTCTATTGGTTCCGTGGAGGAGTTATTTGAGGAAGGCTCTGCAATGTTGGAAGAAAG GTTGGGTAGGAATCTGTCCTTGAAAGCAGCTTCACCACCTTCTCGCTGTGCGATCTGCCAAGTGGACCAAGAACCATTTGAAGGATTGATGGAGGAGAATGGAGGTAGCCACTGCTCTTCTCCATACGCGCCTTGGGGAGGCCCGTATCTTTGTCTGGAGTGTCGGAAAAAGAAAGACGCAATGGAGGGCAAGAGACCGAGCTGCTCGACAGCATGTAGGTGA